The DNA sequence TCCCGAACGAGGGGGAGACGTGGGAGCTCCGTTGAGCCGCGACGGCGGACGCCGTTCCATGGGATTCCGCGTCGGCGACCGCGTCGTTCACAAGGAGTTCGGCGAGGGGCTCATCGTCGAGGTGCGCGACCGGGACGGATTCGAGGTCCTGGAGATCGCGTTCCCCGACGGGATCCGCCGCCTCACGTCGCTCTATCCGCTCGAGCCCGCGCGCGGCGCGGGACGCGCCACGTCCGCTCCCGCGGTCTCCGCCGCCTCGGCCGCGCCCGCGCTCCGGCTCGGCGCGGAAGTCCCTCGCCGCGGGCAGTTTCGGATCGCGGCGGGTGCCGAGGCCCTGTTCCAGCGGCTCATCGACGGTCCCTACGACTCCCACCGGGACCACGAGATCCGCCTGCGCGCCGAGCGCTTCACGCTCCATCGCGGCTTCGACCGGCTCCTCTGCCTCGAGCGGCTCCACGACGTGCAGAAGTACGAGCACCAGATCCAGGCCACGATCAGCGTGCTCCGGCGGCTGCGCGGCCGCGCGCTCCTCGCCGACGAGGTGGGGCTGGGGAAGACGATCGAGGCCGGCCTCGTGCTCAAGGAGTACCTCCTGCGAGGGCTCGTGCAGCGGGCGCTCATCCTCGTGCCCGCGTCCCTGGTGGAACAGTGGGACCAGGAGCTCCGGCGGAAGTTCGACCTCGAGTTCGCCATTCTGAAGCACGGCACCCCGTGGTGGGAGGAGCCGCTGCTCCTCGCGTCCATGGACACGGCGAAGCTCCTCCGCCACCGCGACAAGGTGGCGGCGGCGTCCTTCGATCTGGTCATCGTGGACGAGGCGCACCGGCTCAAGAACCAGAAGACGCTCGCGTGGAAGTTCCTCGACCGGCTCGCGCCGCGATACCTCCTCCTCCTCACGGCGACGCCCGTGCAGAACGACCTCCACGAGCTCTACAACCTGGTCCAGCTCCTCCGACCCGGGCTCCTCGGCACGTACCGCACGTTCGGCCGCGAGTTCATGCGGCGCGGCGACCGGCGCATGCCGCAGAACACCGGGCGGCTCGCGACGCTCCTCGGCGAGACCATGATCCGCACGACGCGCGCGAGCACGTCGATCCGGTTCCCGAAGCGCGAGGTGGCGAACCTCGCGTTCGATCTCACGGAGCCGGAGCGCGAGATCTACGACCAGGTGACGCGGCTGGTTCGACGGCTCCTGCAGGGCCAGCGGGAGTCGAAGCGGGGCGCGATCAAGCTCACCCTCCTGACGCTCCAGAAGGAGATCGGATCGAGCACGTTCGCCGCGGTCCCCACCCTCGGAAAGCTCCTCGCCCGCGAGGCGCCTGGACCCGCGCGGGTCGAGCTGGAGGAGCTCCTGCGCCGCGCCCGGGCCATCGACACGAACGCGAAGTTCGACGGGATCGCGCGGCTCGTGGAGTCGACGCGCGAGAAGTTCGTCGTCTTCACCCAGTTCCGCGCCACGCTGGAGTTCCTCGCCCGGTCGCTCCGCGCGATGGGGGTGAAGACCTCGGTCTTCCACGGCGCGCTCTCCCTGCGCGAGAAGGAGGACGCGATCGCGCAGTTCCGCGAGCGCTCCCGCGTGCTCGTGAGCACGGAGGCCGGCGGCGAAGGGAGGAACCTCCAGTTCTGCCGGCTGCTCGTGAACTACGACCTCCCCTGGAATCCCATGCGCATCGAGCAGCGGATCGGGCGCCTCCACCGTCTCGGGCAGACGTCGGACGTCCATGTCTACAACTTCACCGCACGGAACACGGTCGAGAACTACGTGCTCGAGATCGTGCACGAGAAGATCAACCTCTTCCGGAGCGTGATCGGGGATCTCGACATGGTGCTCGGCCCGTACGCCGAGGCGGGCTCGTTCGAGGACGCGGTCTTCTCGATCTGGGCGGCCGCGCGCGGGGAGCGCGATGTCGAGCGCGAGTTCGGGAAGCTCGGCGCCGCGCTCCAGGTGGGGCGGAAGCGGTACGACGCGGTGGAGGAGCTCGACCGGCGGCTCCTCGACGGCGTGGAGAACAACCATGGCCGGAGCTAGGCGGAACGGAACCCGCTCGGAGCTCCCGGAGCTCCTCGCCGAGATCCTCGCGGCTCGCGGCGCCGAGATCGTGAAACGCGGCACCGTGTGGGAGGCGATGCTGAACGCCGAGCTGGGCGGCGCCCTCGGCGTGGAACGCGTGCGCCTCGTCGCGTCGCCCGCGGGGCGGGCCGCCCGCGGCGCGGAGATGGATGCGGCGATGACCGAGCGAATCCTCCTCCTCGGACGCTCCCGGGGCGAGGTGGCGCGGCTCGTCGCGCGCGTGCCGCGTCCCTCGGGCGTGGCGCCCGGGGAGCGCCAGTGGGTGCGGCTCCACTGGAGAATCCGGTACGGCAGCGACGATCTTCCCGAGGAGCTCCTGACGCAGCGCCTTCCCGTGGGGTCGCCCGCCGGGATTCGCGCCCCGGCGGACACCGCGTTCCGGGAGCCGACGAAGGAGGAACGGGTGGGGCTCGCTCCGGCCGACCCGGAGCTCCTGGCCACGGCGTGGATGCGAGGGCTCCACCAGCTCGAGGTCCGGATCCGCGCGAAGCTCCGGCCCCACGAGGAGCGGATGCGCCGCGAGCTCCACCGCGAGATGCGCGTCCTGAGCCTTCACTACCGCTCGCTCATCGCCGAGGAGCGGACCGGACGCAGGCGCCGCGCCGAGAGCCGCGAGGCCGGGCGCATCCTCCAGCTCAAGGAGGACTGGGAGCGGAAGCTCGCGGCGGCGGTGCACCAGCGCGCCCTCGACACCGAGGCCAGGCTCGTCGCGGCGGCCCTCCTTTCCGTGCTGCCGGAAGGGAGGGGCGGCCGCTGACCCCCCGGGGCGCGGCGATTCACTCCCGGACCTCGGAACGGGGGCCCGGGTTTGACTTGGAGGGGCGAAGCGCGTAGAATCTCCCGCTCACCCCCGAGGAGGTTTATGTCCACCCATCTCGTGAAGCACCAGAAGATTACGAAGCGGCAGATCAAGGAAGATCCGCTCGTCACCGCCGCGTTCAAGGCCACCGCGTTCTGGGATCAGCACGGCACGAAGGTCCTGATCGGGGTCGGCGCGGTCGCGCTGATCTGCGTGCTGGCTTTCTTCATGATGCAGGCCCGCAACAAGGCGGAGGCCGAGGCCTCGGGGGATCTCTTCCGGGCTTCGCTCGCCGTCCAGAACGGCGACTACGCCTCCGCGGCTCCCATGCTCGAGGAGATCGTGAAGAGCCAGCCCGGCACCGACGCCGCGCGTGAGGCGATGCTCTACCTCGGGGACGCGCAGATGTCGCTCGGCAAACCCGCTGAGGCCGCGACCTGGTACCGGAAGTATCTCGAGAAGGCGGGTGGGGACGAGGTTCGCGCCCGGATCGGGCACTTCGCGCTCGCGACCGCGCTCGAGGATTCGCGGCAGTACGTGCCGGCCGCCGAGGAGTACGCCAAGGCGGCGGAGAAGTCCGACACCGACAACGAACGCGCCCGCGCCATGCACGGGCAGGCCCGCAGCCTCGTCCGCGCGAGCCAGATGCCGAAGGCGGTCGAGATCTACACCGCGATCACGATGCTTCCCGACGCCGAGCAGTCGCTCGCCGACGCCGCCAAATCGAAGCTCGGCGAGCTCTCCGCCGGTCCGGCCGCCGCTCCGTCGACGACCGCCGCCCCCGCGACTCCCGCCGCACCGTAGCGAGCCGGCGCATGCCGGCTCCGGTTTCGCTCGCGCTGGTGTGGCACATGCACCAGCCGAGCTATCGGGATCCCGAGACCGGTTCGTTCCTGCTTCCGTGGACCCGGCTCCACGCCACGAAGGATTACCGCGACATGCCGGCGATCCTCCGTCGCACGCCCGGCGCTCACGTCACGTTCAATCTCACGCCGGTCCTCCTCGATCAGCTCGAGGCGATCGCGCGCGGCGTCTCCGACCCGTACCTCGACGTCGCCCGGAAGCCGGCGGCCGATCTCGGGGAGGAGGAGCGCGAGTTCGTCCGGCGGCGGTTCTTCGATCTGAACCAGGACCGCATGGTCGCGCCGTTCCCGCGATACCGAGCGTTGCGCGAGGCCGCGCGGACTCGGTCGCTCACCGAGCCGGAGCTCCGGGACCTCCAGGTCTGGTTTCACCTCGCGT is a window from the Candidatus Eisenbacteria bacterium genome containing:
- a CDS encoding SNF2-related protein, which produces MGAPLSRDGGRRSMGFRVGDRVVHKEFGEGLIVEVRDRDGFEVLEIAFPDGIRRLTSLYPLEPARGAGRATSAPAVSAASAAPALRLGAEVPRRGQFRIAAGAEALFQRLIDGPYDSHRDHEIRLRAERFTLHRGFDRLLCLERLHDVQKYEHQIQATISVLRRLRGRALLADEVGLGKTIEAGLVLKEYLLRGLVQRALILVPASLVEQWDQELRRKFDLEFAILKHGTPWWEEPLLLASMDTAKLLRHRDKVAAASFDLVIVDEAHRLKNQKTLAWKFLDRLAPRYLLLLTATPVQNDLHELYNLVQLLRPGLLGTYRTFGREFMRRGDRRMPQNTGRLATLLGETMIRTTRASTSIRFPKREVANLAFDLTEPEREIYDQVTRLVRRLLQGQRESKRGAIKLTLLTLQKEIGSSTFAAVPTLGKLLAREAPGPARVELEELLRRARAIDTNAKFDGIARLVESTREKFVVFTQFRATLEFLARSLRAMGVKTSVFHGALSLREKEDAIAQFRERSRVLVSTEAGGEGRNLQFCRLLVNYDLPWNPMRIEQRIGRLHRLGQTSDVHVYNFTARNTVENYVLEIVHEKINLFRSVIGDLDMVLGPYAEAGSFEDAVFSIWAAARGERDVEREFGKLGAALQVGRKRYDAVEELDRRLLDGVENNHGRS
- a CDS encoding tetratricopeptide repeat protein; protein product: MSTHLVKHQKITKRQIKEDPLVTAAFKATAFWDQHGTKVLIGVGAVALICVLAFFMMQARNKAEAEASGDLFRASLAVQNGDYASAAPMLEEIVKSQPGTDAAREAMLYLGDAQMSLGKPAEAATWYRKYLEKAGGDEVRARIGHFALATALEDSRQYVPAAEEYAKAAEKSDTDNERARAMHGQARSLVRASQMPKAVEIYTAITMLPDAEQSLADAAKSKLGELSAGPAAAPSTTAAPATPAAP